One part of the Cyclobacteriaceae bacterium genome encodes these proteins:
- the gnd gene encoding decarboxylating 6-phosphogluconate dehydrogenase — protein MQLGLIGLGKMGYNLALNFKRNGHAVVAYDTSKAAMERIQAEGIATASSVADLTEKLPGRRVIWIMVPAGNTVDIIINNLNDYLHKDDILIDGGNSNFKDTQRRGRDLEKIGIHLLDCGTSGGVTGALHGVCTMIGGSPDAYHYCKPLFTSMSVPNGSLYCGKIGSGHFVKMVHNGIEYGMMQAIAEGFEVMNKFNPDFDLAAIAKVWNHGSVVRSWLMELTQNALVKDKNLESIKGVAHSSGEGKWTVETALEMGVPIPVITMSLLMRYRTQNEDTFAGKLVAALRNEFGGHAVEKK, from the coding sequence ATGCAGCTTGGCTTAATCGGATTGGGAAAAATGGGCTACAACCTGGCCTTGAACTTTAAGCGTAATGGTCACGCGGTAGTGGCATACGATACCAGTAAGGCCGCTATGGAGCGCATCCAGGCTGAGGGTATCGCCACGGCTTCGTCAGTTGCTGACCTTACCGAAAAACTTCCCGGCCGCAGGGTTATCTGGATTATGGTGCCTGCCGGAAACACGGTAGACATTATCATCAACAACCTTAATGATTACTTGCATAAAGATGACATATTGATTGACGGGGGCAACTCTAACTTCAAAGACACACAAAGACGCGGCCGAGACCTGGAGAAAATAGGCATTCACTTACTCGATTGTGGTACCAGCGGAGGGGTTACGGGTGCGCTTCACGGGGTTTGCACCATGATTGGCGGCTCTCCTGATGCCTACCACTATTGCAAGCCATTGTTCACCTCAATGTCTGTTCCAAACGGATCGTTGTATTGCGGCAAAATCGGCAGCGGCCACTTTGTGAAGATGGTGCATAACGGTATTGAGTACGGCATGATGCAGGCCATCGCAGAAGGATTTGAGGTGATGAATAAATTCAATCCCGATTTTGACCTGGCCGCTATTGCCAAGGTCTGGAATCACGGCTCAGTTGTTCGCAGTTGGCTAATGGAGCTCACACAAAACGCCCTGGTAAAAGATAAAAACCTCGAGTCTATAAAAGGTGTGGCGCATTCTTCCGGTGAAGGAAAATGGACGGTAGAAACTGCGCTGGAAATGGGTGTGCCGATTCCGGTTATTACCATGTCTTTACTGATGCGATACAGAACGCAAAATGAAGACACTTTTGCGGGCAAACTGGTTGCCGCACTGCGCAATGAATTTGGCGGGCATGCAGTGGAGAAGAAATAA
- a CDS encoding gluconokinase, with translation MSSSAQRVILAIDIGTSSVKALALNQSGEELFQDRQSFATHHPRPGFSEQCADEIYGAVKRVILNCPASIKDNVSALSFSSAMHSIMAVDEQSNPLTPLIIWSDLRSEEESTQLQSDTELLDRFAYTGTPIHPMSPLCKLLWLKKHQPEVFERAHKFIGVKEFIWYKFFQCFEIDQGIASATGMLKTGTYLWFNEALALTAIEEHKLSTPVSTYHYRLLSNTNALHELGFLQPINCVIGSSDGCLAHLGSFALQADSLSLTIGTSGAVRWTVRQNNPLPKPTIFRYHLDEQTLIEGGASNNGAVLIEWFSRNFLKENIDASIFIQRAMKVTPGAEGLIFLPYVFGERAPVYYPAASGIFFGIRQHHTTDHFMRAIVEGIGYALYSIVDHAKAQLNYPYLVANGGFAQSREWVQLIADIFGKPVYLNHHDNASAVGAALVGFKAMGIETAFSHRPIMVIQPVQEMNSVYQKVYSRFHVLCNRFLDNLEGL, from the coding sequence TTGAGTAGTTCGGCTCAACGCGTAATCCTGGCGATTGATATTGGCACAAGTAGCGTAAAGGCGCTTGCGCTTAATCAATCCGGAGAGGAGTTATTTCAGGATCGACAATCATTCGCTACACATCACCCCAGGCCGGGCTTTAGTGAACAATGTGCCGATGAGATTTATGGGGCAGTAAAAAGAGTAATCCTCAATTGCCCCGCCAGCATAAAGGATAATGTTTCAGCGCTGAGTTTCAGTAGCGCCATGCATAGCATTATGGCGGTGGATGAACAATCAAATCCACTTACCCCGCTCATCATCTGGTCTGATTTACGCAGTGAGGAAGAAAGTACGCAACTTCAAAGCGACACTGAATTACTTGATCGTTTTGCTTACACCGGCACGCCCATACACCCCATGTCGCCTTTATGTAAGTTGCTTTGGCTAAAAAAGCATCAACCCGAAGTTTTTGAGCGTGCGCATAAATTTATTGGCGTTAAGGAATTTATCTGGTATAAGTTTTTTCAGTGCTTTGAAATTGATCAGGGAATTGCTTCGGCAACGGGCATGCTTAAAACGGGTACTTATTTGTGGTTTAATGAAGCCCTTGCATTAACGGCAATAGAGGAGCATAAACTTTCAACTCCTGTTTCAACCTACCATTATCGTTTGTTATCGAATACGAATGCCCTTCATGAGCTTGGGTTTCTTCAGCCCATCAATTGTGTTATTGGTTCCAGCGATGGTTGCCTGGCTCACCTGGGCAGTTTTGCTTTACAAGCGGATTCACTTTCGTTAACTATCGGAACGAGCGGGGCAGTACGCTGGACGGTCAGGCAAAATAATCCATTACCTAAACCAACTATTTTCAGGTATCACCTGGATGAACAGACCCTTATTGAAGGAGGGGCATCGAACAATGGAGCGGTATTGATCGAATGGTTCTCCAGGAATTTTTTGAAAGAAAATATCGATGCGTCAATATTCATTCAGCGTGCCATGAAAGTAACCCCGGGCGCAGAAGGCCTTATTTTTTTGCCATACGTTTTCGGGGAGCGTGCCCCTGTCTATTATCCGGCTGCCTCCGGAATATTCTTCGGTATCCGGCAGCATCACACAACCGATCATTTTATGCGTGCCATTGTTGAGGGCATTGGTTATGCACTTTACTCCATTGTTGATCATGCAAAAGCACAGTTGAATTATCCTTACCTGGTGGCCAACGGTGGTTTTGCGCAGTCGCGTGAATGGGTTCAGCTAATAGCCGATATTTTCGGAAAACCTGTTTACCTGAACCATCATGATAATGCCTCTGCCGTGGGCGCAGCCCTGGTTGGTTTTAAAGCTATGGGTATAGAAACAGCTTTTTCGCATAGGCCCATAATGGTAATACAACCCGTTCAGGAAATGAACAGCGTATACCAGAAAGTTTATTCAAGATTCCATGTTTTATGCAATCGATTTTTGGATAACCTGGAAGGACTTTAG
- a CDS encoding RidA family protein codes for MVKSAFLFCLCLFACSAYTQTPEAKLKEMKVELFTPPAPMANYVRAVRTGNLIYLAGHGPTRADGSNIQGKVGRDLTVEQGYDAARQTGIALLSTLKSEIGDLSKVKRIVKVLGMVNCTEDFKDQPKVINGFSDLMVAVFGEKGKHARSAVGMYALPSNIAVEIEIIVEVE; via the coding sequence ATGGTTAAGTCGGCATTTTTATTTTGTCTATGCTTGTTTGCGTGCTCAGCTTATACCCAGACTCCTGAAGCCAAATTGAAGGAGATGAAAGTCGAACTTTTTACGCCCCCCGCGCCAATGGCCAACTATGTGCGTGCCGTGCGCACCGGTAACTTAATTTACCTGGCCGGCCATGGGCCAACCCGTGCCGATGGTTCGAACATACAAGGAAAAGTGGGAAGGGATTTAACCGTTGAACAAGGCTATGATGCAGCCCGCCAAACCGGTATTGCGTTGCTCTCTACACTTAAATCAGAAATTGGCGACCTTAGTAAAGTGAAGCGGATTGTAAAAGTGCTGGGTATGGTAAACTGTACCGAAGATTTTAAAGATCAACCGAAAGTTATCAATGGATTTTCAGACCTGATGGTTGCCGTGTTTGGCGAAAAGGGAAAACATGCACGATCGGCTGTAGGTATGTATGCATTGCCTTCTAACATTGCCGTTGAAATTGAAATCATAGTAGAGGTTGAGTAG
- a CDS encoding DNA-3-methyladenine glycosylase I, whose translation MPAKEKVRCAWCLKFDQYIEYHDTEWGVPVHDDRTHFEFLILEGAQAGLSWSTILKKREGYRKAFADFDPEKVARFTEKRLEKILLDPGIVRNRLKVYAAVNNAKRFLEVQKEFGSFSNYIWRFVDEKPIINKWKSLRQVPATTKESDALSKDLLKRGFKFVGSTVMYAHMQACGLVNDHLVDCWRYTLVNR comes from the coding sequence ATGCCCGCAAAAGAAAAAGTACGCTGTGCCTGGTGCCTGAAATTTGACCAATACATTGAATACCATGATACCGAATGGGGCGTTCCGGTTCACGATGACCGAACACATTTTGAATTTTTGATCCTGGAGGGGGCGCAGGCAGGACTAAGCTGGTCCACCATTTTAAAAAAGCGCGAGGGGTATCGAAAAGCTTTCGCTGATTTTGACCCTGAAAAGGTTGCCCGCTTTACTGAAAAGAGATTGGAAAAAATCCTGCTTGACCCCGGCATTGTCCGAAACCGATTAAAGGTTTATGCAGCTGTCAATAATGCTAAACGTTTCCTGGAGGTTCAGAAAGAATTCGGAAGTTTTAGCAACTACATCTGGCGTTTTGTAGATGAAAAACCGATTATTAATAAATGGAAGTCCTTAAGGCAAGTACCGGCCACAACCAAAGAATCGGATGCGTTGAGTAAAGATTTACTTAAGCGAGGATTTAAGTTTGTGGGCAGCACGGTAATGTATGCACACATGCAGGCCTGCGGATTGGTGAACGATCACCTGGTGGATTGCTGGCGGTATACCTTGGTAAATCGTTAG
- a CDS encoding M20/M25/M40 family metallo-hydrolase — protein sequence MKILLHSILIALITSTAYAQEKVDTTMVSRIKREGFENSQVMGILGMLTDVHGPRLTNSPGYKKAADYAKKTMEAWGLQNVHFDVWDEDFGRGWQLKKFSLHATAPVYFPVIAFPKAWSPGIKGTLQAEVVYLDIKKEEDLEKYKGKLKGKIVLFSLPTPVKPGFEPDARRLDDKDLLQLANSGATEAFTGRRFTAPTEPQRLAYMKWDLCAKEGAIAILEASPNSRLEDGTVTVAAATVPYPAETAFADRLSSRHPNAPKILPQVVVAAEHYNRMVRQIQSGLPVKMELTLETEFTPNEKGFNVIAEIQGTDLKDEVVMIGAHLDSWHSGTGTTDNAAGSAVMMEAMRIIKALGINPRRTIRIGLWGGEEQGLIGSRNYVKRVYGVREGETITYKPGAEKFSVYFNMDNGTGKYRGVYMQGNEKAREVFREWLRPFEKLGAATLTPRNTGGTDHLSFDGIGLPGFQFIQDPIEYSTRTHHTSMDLYDKAIEDDLKHNAVMTAAFAWLAANRDELFPRK from the coding sequence ATGAAGATTTTACTGCATTCAATCCTTATTGCACTGATTACCTCAACCGCCTATGCGCAGGAAAAAGTAGACACCACTATGGTGTCGCGCATAAAAAGGGAAGGCTTTGAGAATTCACAGGTTATGGGCATACTTGGCATGCTTACTGATGTACATGGCCCACGCCTCACCAATTCACCGGGTTATAAAAAAGCAGCTGACTACGCCAAAAAAACCATGGAGGCGTGGGGCTTACAAAATGTTCATTTTGATGTTTGGGACGAAGATTTTGGACGCGGTTGGCAGTTGAAGAAATTCAGTTTGCATGCTACTGCCCCGGTATATTTTCCGGTAATCGCTTTTCCCAAAGCATGGAGTCCCGGTATTAAAGGCACCCTTCAGGCCGAGGTTGTTTACCTGGATATTAAGAAGGAAGAAGACCTGGAGAAATACAAAGGCAAACTGAAAGGGAAAATTGTGTTGTTCAGTTTACCAACACCCGTGAAACCCGGCTTTGAACCTGATGCAAGACGGTTGGATGATAAGGACTTACTGCAGTTGGCCAACTCAGGTGCAACCGAAGCTTTTACCGGAAGAAGGTTTACTGCACCAACGGAGCCCCAGCGCCTGGCTTACATGAAGTGGGATTTGTGTGCTAAGGAAGGTGCCATTGCCATTTTGGAAGCAAGCCCCAACTCTCGGTTGGAAGACGGTACCGTAACGGTTGCCGCGGCCACGGTTCCATACCCGGCTGAAACTGCTTTTGCCGACAGGCTTTCATCGCGCCATCCCAATGCACCAAAAATCCTTCCGCAAGTTGTAGTAGCTGCGGAGCATTATAATCGCATGGTGCGCCAGATTCAGAGTGGCCTGCCGGTAAAAATGGAATTAACATTAGAAACAGAGTTTACACCAAACGAAAAGGGCTTTAATGTGATTGCTGAAATTCAAGGTACTGATTTAAAAGATGAAGTGGTTATGATCGGTGCCCATCTCGACTCATGGCACAGCGGAACCGGTACTACCGACAACGCAGCAGGGTCAGCCGTAATGATGGAGGCCATGCGGATTATCAAGGCACTGGGCATTAACCCACGCAGGACTATTCGCATTGGTTTGTGGGGCGGTGAAGAGCAAGGGCTTATTGGTTCACGCAATTATGTAAAGCGCGTGTACGGTGTTCGTGAGGGTGAAACCATTACGTATAAACCTGGTGCAGAAAAGTTCTCCGTTTACTTTAACATGGACAACGGTACCGGCAAATACAGGGGCGTATATATGCAAGGCAATGAAAAGGCACGGGAAGTATTCCGCGAGTGGCTCAGGCCATTTGAGAAATTGGGAGCCGCCACGTTAACACCTCGCAATACAGGCGGCACGGATCACTTGTCGTTTGATGGCATTGGCTTGCCGGGTTTCCAGTTTATTCAGGACCCGATTGAGTACAGTACCCGCACGCACCACACCAGCATGGATTTGTACGATAAAGCCATTGAAGATGATTTAAAGCACAACGCGGTAATGACTGCAGCCTTTGCATGGCTTGCTGCCAATCGCGATGAATTGTTTCCAAGAAAGTAG
- a CDS encoding AsmA family protein: MIKKILLALGVLLIVLVAAAFILPVVFKDRIKAAIDKELAKSLNADVVFDVNKFSLSLFSNFPNLTAEMRDFGVFNREPFAGEYLFAADALRVEVNLKDVLFGDQLRIKGLTLVQPLINVLVLEDGRANYDIAIPSDEAVEESSEPTQFSFGIDHWQIIDGDIVYDDRSLPFKLTLKSVNHSGSGDFTQDVFDLKTKTTADTLTVAYDGVEYISNKRAMIDAIISISEDYTKYTFKENQAWVNDFALSFDGWFKMNEADYGMDISFSSPENTFKSLLSLVPGMYSESFINIKTDGELKFSGFVKGTYSDTQMPAFQVNLNVHDAMFQYPDLPTPVNNINLNMLVDNPDGIIDHTVIDIKNFHMDFGTNPFDARALISKLYPTQVDAHLKARLNLGELTKMFPVEGVELRGSYAIDLTAKGVYDSLKKTIPAIDAVMSLANGYVKSSEFPLPLQDLKFHSSVKNTSGKMAETFIAVKDFSMTMDSEKFTADLLLQNLEDYTWDLKANGGIDLEKMTKIFPVEGMTLAGKVKADLQTKGKMSDLEAERYDKLPTSGNASLKDFKYSAKDLPYSVTLSQADMNFDPRKIELSKLNGTIGKSDFAVSGSVSNYIGYLFGKNELLRGTMNFNSTLLDLNEFMVDSGEETTGSTESYGVVPVPENIDFVLKSSITTVKMMDFNITYAKGDIIVRDGVANLSGLSFNLLGGAFTVNGAYNTKDIAHPKYDFGLKIENMAIAQAAAGFSLVKAYAPMAGLMSGNFSTDFKISGELLQDMMPNLKTLNGDGLVKVAQAALKESSLISGITSLTKLDDTNEVTLRDVLMSASIRDGKLSVKPFNVRFGQYATSVAGSTSIDGTIDYSLKMDVPAGKLGTQFNSFVSQYTGGKNDPNAMVPLNIGLGGTFLSPQPKLLMTEQKQQVQEAVTTAVKQEAEKKATELVSGLLKKPSGDSTKTDSTKTTEDPKQKVAEEGIKTIQNLLKKKKGN, encoded by the coding sequence ATGATAAAGAAAATCCTCCTCGCCCTTGGTGTACTACTCATTGTATTGGTAGCCGCTGCCTTTATATTACCTGTGGTTTTCAAGGATAGAATCAAAGCCGCCATTGATAAAGAGTTGGCCAAGTCGCTTAATGCCGATGTTGTTTTTGATGTAAACAAATTCAGCCTTAGTCTTTTCAGCAACTTTCCAAACCTTACTGCCGAGATGCGCGACTTTGGTGTTTTTAACCGAGAACCTTTTGCTGGCGAGTATTTATTTGCCGCTGATGCTTTGCGTGTTGAGGTAAACCTGAAGGATGTACTATTTGGCGACCAACTCAGGATCAAGGGCCTAACATTAGTACAACCCCTTATCAATGTGCTCGTACTGGAAGATGGCCGGGCAAACTACGATATCGCCATACCTTCAGATGAAGCGGTTGAGGAAAGTAGTGAGCCAACGCAATTTTCGTTTGGGATAGACCATTGGCAAATTATTGATGGCGATATTGTTTATGACGACCGCTCCTTGCCCTTTAAACTTACCTTGAAAAGTGTTAACCATAGCGGAAGTGGTGATTTTACCCAAGATGTTTTTGACCTGAAAACCAAGACAACAGCCGATACACTAACGGTTGCCTATGATGGCGTGGAGTACATCTCCAACAAGCGGGCTATGATTGATGCAATTATTTCCATAAGCGAAGATTATACAAAATATACCTTTAAGGAAAATCAAGCCTGGGTTAATGATTTTGCCCTGAGCTTTGACGGTTGGTTTAAAATGAATGAGGCCGACTATGGTATGGACATTTCGTTCAGCAGCCCCGAAAATACTTTTAAGAGCTTGTTATCGCTGGTGCCCGGCATGTATTCCGAAAGTTTTATAAACATTAAGACAGATGGTGAATTGAAATTTTCGGGCTTTGTAAAGGGTACTTACAGCGACACACAAATGCCGGCCTTTCAGGTAAACCTGAATGTGCACGATGCCATGTTTCAATATCCCGATTTACCCACACCTGTCAATAACATTAACCTGAATATGTTGGTAGATAATCCGGATGGCATTATCGACCACACAGTTATTGATATCAAGAATTTTCACATGGATTTTGGCACCAATCCGTTTGATGCCCGCGCGCTGATCAGCAAACTGTATCCTACCCAGGTGGATGCGCATTTGAAGGCCCGCCTCAACCTGGGCGAACTTACTAAGATGTTCCCGGTAGAGGGTGTGGAATTGCGTGGCTCCTACGCCATTGACCTGACGGCCAAAGGCGTTTACGACAGCCTGAAAAAGACAATACCGGCCATTGATGCTGTAATGTCGTTAGCCAATGGCTATGTTAAGTCTTCCGAGTTTCCGTTGCCCCTGCAGGATTTAAAATTCCACTCCAGCGTAAAGAACACTTCAGGTAAAATGGCCGAAACATTTATTGCCGTTAAGGATTTTTCCATGACCATGGATAGCGAGAAGTTCACAGCCGATTTATTACTCCAAAACCTGGAAGACTATACCTGGGACCTTAAAGCCAATGGTGGCATTGATCTTGAAAAAATGACCAAAATATTCCCGGTGGAAGGAATGACCCTTGCCGGCAAAGTAAAGGCCGATCTGCAAACTAAAGGTAAAATGTCGGACCTGGAGGCTGAGCGTTATGATAAGTTACCTACCAGCGGGAACGCATCATTGAAAGACTTTAAATATTCTGCCAAGGATCTGCCGTACAGCGTTACCCTTTCGCAGGCAGATATGAATTTCGACCCGCGTAAAATTGAACTTAGCAAACTCAACGGAACGATTGGTAAAAGTGATTTTGCGGTAAGCGGTTCTGTTTCAAATTATATCGGGTACCTGTTTGGTAAAAATGAATTACTAAGGGGTACCATGAACTTTAATTCCACCTTGCTCGACCTGAATGAATTTATGGTTGATTCGGGTGAAGAAACGACTGGATCGACAGAAAGTTATGGTGTTGTTCCGGTTCCGGAGAACATTGACTTTGTGCTGAAGTCGAGCATTACCACTGTAAAAATGATGGACTTTAACATCACCTATGCAAAAGGCGATATTATCGTTCGCGATGGGGTGGCAAACCTGAGTGGGTTATCGTTTAATTTATTAGGCGGTGCATTTACAGTAAATGGTGCTTACAACACGAAAGACATCGCCCACCCTAAATATGATTTTGGATTGAAGATTGAAAATATGGCCATTGCCCAGGCAGCCGCGGGCTTTTCATTGGTAAAAGCTTATGCCCCTATGGCAGGCCTGATGTCCGGGAATTTCTCTACAGATTTTAAAATCAGCGGTGAGTTGCTACAAGACATGATGCCGAATTTAAAAACTCTAAATGGCGATGGCCTTGTAAAAGTAGCCCAGGCTGCCCTTAAGGAGTCAAGTTTAATTTCAGGAATAACATCGTTAACAAAACTTGACGACACCAATGAGGTTACGTTGCGTGATGTGCTGATGTCGGCATCGATTAGAGATGGCAAGCTGAGCGTGAAACCATTCAACGTGAGGTTTGGACAGTATGCCACATCGGTTGCTGGAAGCACAAGCATTGACGGAACAATAGACTATAGCCTTAAAATGGATGTGCCGGCCGGAAAATTGGGTACACAGTTCAATAGCTTTGTGAGCCAGTATACCGGAGGCAAGAATGACCCGAACGCCATGGTACCACTGAACATAGGCCTGGGCGGTACCTTCCTTTCGCCACAGCCTAAATTACTCATGACCGAGCAGAAACAACAGGTTCAGGAAGCTGTAACCACGGCAGTAAAGCAGGAGGCAGAGAAGAAAGCAACCGAACTGGTATCAGGTTTATTGAAAAAACCTTCTGGCGATTCAACCAAAACTGACAGCACAAAAACTACTGAAGACCCTAAACAGAAAGTTGCCGAAGAAGGAATAAAGACCATCCAAAACCTTTTAAAGAAGAAAAAGGGCAATTAA
- a CDS encoding aldehyde dehydrogenase family protein → MISTIEEKVVSDWINGLFEKQKNHSIRLRNEPISARKKRLELLRKWVLTHKPTIQQALYDDFRKPAMEVEATEIFPVIDELSNALVNLHRWSKPKKIDAPLTMLGTRSEVRVEPKGICLIMAPWNYPFNLCIGPLVSALAAGNCVVIKPSEMTPNTSALIKKLCDAVFDEEVVTVCEGGIEVSQHLLKLPFDHIFFTGSPAVGKIVMKAAAEHLASVTLELGGKSPAIVTASANCRDAAKRIAVSKFVNNGQTCIAPDYVLVHESIKVEFIEQLKEQIGQLFGKNVKSIEDSPHYARIVNAKHFERLNSILTDALDKGARLAFGGQTTAEENFIHPTILTNVPEGARVLQEEIFGPLLPVNSFSKLDEVITLINQKPKPLALYVFGSNKTEQNKILSQTSSGGACINDCAVHFLHRNLPFGGVNNSGIGKSHGYYGFMAFSNEKPVLRQQRGFTSFQLFYPPYSSRAVKKLMDWLLKFI, encoded by the coding sequence ATGATTTCAACGATTGAAGAAAAAGTAGTTTCTGATTGGATTAACGGGCTTTTTGAAAAGCAAAAAAATCACAGCATCCGCTTGCGTAACGAGCCCATTTCCGCCAGAAAAAAAAGACTGGAATTGCTTAGAAAGTGGGTTTTGACACACAAGCCCACAATTCAGCAGGCGCTTTACGATGACTTTCGCAAGCCTGCCATGGAGGTGGAGGCAACGGAAATTTTCCCGGTAATCGATGAGCTATCGAACGCATTGGTTAACCTCCACCGGTGGTCAAAACCAAAGAAAATTGATGCCCCGTTAACCATGTTGGGCACCCGTTCGGAGGTACGCGTTGAACCGAAAGGGATATGTTTGATAATGGCACCGTGGAATTACCCTTTTAACCTATGCATTGGTCCGCTTGTATCGGCTTTAGCGGCAGGAAATTGCGTAGTGATAAAACCCTCGGAAATGACACCGAACACTTCAGCATTGATAAAAAAATTGTGCGATGCGGTATTTGATGAAGAAGTGGTAACCGTATGTGAAGGCGGAATTGAAGTCTCGCAGCATCTGCTAAAACTCCCATTCGACCATATTTTTTTTACCGGCAGCCCGGCTGTTGGAAAGATCGTAATGAAAGCCGCAGCGGAGCATTTGGCATCGGTTACATTAGAATTGGGCGGTAAGTCACCGGCTATTGTTACCGCATCGGCCAATTGCCGCGATGCCGCCAAGCGTATAGCTGTATCGAAATTTGTTAACAATGGTCAAACCTGTATTGCCCCTGATTACGTACTTGTTCATGAATCCATTAAAGTCGAATTTATAGAGCAACTGAAAGAGCAGATTGGACAGTTGTTTGGAAAGAACGTAAAAAGTATTGAAGACTCACCCCACTATGCGCGCATTGTTAATGCAAAGCATTTTGAACGGTTGAACAGTATTCTCACCGATGCCCTTGATAAAGGAGCACGCCTGGCTTTTGGGGGGCAAACAACAGCTGAAGAAAATTTTATTCATCCAACCATACTTACAAATGTGCCGGAAGGTGCACGTGTGTTGCAGGAGGAAATTTTCGGCCCGCTTTTGCCGGTTAACAGCTTCTCGAAACTTGATGAGGTTATAACCCTCATCAATCAGAAACCCAAGCCACTGGCACTTTACGTTTTTGGCTCAAATAAAACCGAGCAAAACAAGATATTATCGCAAACCTCATCGGGTGGGGCGTGCATAAACGATTGTGCCGTGCATTTCCTTCACCGCAACCTGCCGTTTGGCGGGGTGAATAATAGTGGAATAGGTAAATCACATGGTTATTACGGCTTTATGGCTTTTTCGAACGAAAAACCAGTGCTGAGGCAACAACGGGGATTTACTTCTTTTCAACTTTTTTACCCACCGTATTCCTCAAGGGCTGTGAAGAAGTTAATGGATTGGCTTTTAAAATTTATTTAA
- a CDS encoding OmpA family protein: protein MRALFILGFCIFSIAGYAQADSLVVAQGRIINADTREPIVARITYQNLPFGNRMGVINNSSFSFPLFDGERYSITVDAVGYASVKYMLDPAEADGNKKLVRDIELHHTTGNPNKKHVVGHVMRLDNLIFEVAKARIDPDSYAELDLLVGMMNEHKTMVIQLEGHTDYLGDPAKNMKLSQQRVDAVRDYLISKGINKNRIKLKAFGGTMPLSRDSTPEGHRLNRRVEVRILQD from the coding sequence ATGAGGGCTTTATTCATTTTGGGGTTTTGTATTTTTTCTATTGCCGGTTATGCCCAGGCCGATAGTTTGGTAGTGGCGCAAGGGAGGATAATAAATGCCGATACCCGTGAACCTATTGTTGCCAGGATTACGTACCAGAACCTTCCCTTCGGAAACCGGATGGGAGTGATTAATAACAGCTCTTTTTCCTTTCCTTTATTTGACGGAGAACGTTACTCCATTACTGTTGATGCGGTTGGCTATGCCTCGGTAAAGTATATGCTCGATCCGGCAGAAGCCGATGGCAATAAAAAACTGGTCCGCGATATTGAACTTCACCACACTACGGGCAATCCCAATAAAAAGCATGTAGTTGGACATGTGATGCGTTTGGATAACCTGATATTTGAAGTAGCCAAGGCTAGAATCGACCCTGACTCGTACGCTGAATTGGATTTGTTAGTGGGCATGATGAATGAACACAAAACCATGGTAATACAGTTGGAGGGCCACACCGACTACCTGGGCGATCCTGCGAAAAATATGAAACTATCCCAACAACGTGTGGATGCCGTGCGCGATTACCTCATATCAAAAGGCATTAATAAAAACCGTATTAAACTTAAAGCGTTTGGTGGCACCATGCCACTTTCGCGCGACAGTACCCCGGAAGGGCATCGCCTGAACAGAAGGGTGGAAGTACGGATTTTGCAGGACTGA